A genomic stretch from Hypanus sabinus isolate sHypSab1 unplaced genomic scaffold, sHypSab1.hap1 scaffold_503, whole genome shotgun sequence includes:
- the LOC132389219 gene encoding N-acetyllactosaminide beta-1,3-N-acetylglucosaminyltransferase 3-like, with product MIQNVPDKCGGREESQNVFLLLVIKSHPFNQDRREMIRKTWGREREFNGVLIKRVFISGVSPDQKESRKLNQLLAMENREHRDILQWDFLDTFFNLTLKQYKLLQWVSEFCPSAKFIFNGDDDVFANTDNMVDYLLDMKVHQHLFVGRLIYGFGPKRQKSSKYYVPEIVTTIKSYPPYIGGAGILMSVCTAHIIFRIAQDLELYPIEDVFLGMCLAKAGLAPHSHSGFRTAGVRVPSTQDESFNPCYYRELLLVHRFRPFELLLMWDAVHDANLKCARAPQESASTERTT from the coding sequence ATGATTCAAAATGTTCCAGACAAATGTGGTGGTCGAGAAGAATCTCAGAATGTCTTCCTGCTCCTGGTCATCAAATCTCACCCTTTCAACCAGGATCGGCGGGAAATGATAAGGAAGACCTGGGGCAGAGAACGCGAATTCAATGGGGTCCTAATTAAGAGAGTCTTTATTTCTGGTGTCTCTCCTGACCAAAAAGAAAGTAGGAAATTGAATCAGCTGTTAGCCATggaaaacagagaacacagagataTCCTACAATGGGATTTCTTGGATACCTTTTTCAACCTCACCCTCAAACAATACAAGTTGCTGCAGTGGGTCAGTGAATTTTGCCCCAGTGCTAAATTCATCTTCAATGGAGATGATGATGTCTTTGCCAATACCGATAACATGGTTGATTACTTGCTAGACATGAAGGttcaccaacacctgtttgtggGCCGTCTCATTTATGGGTTTGGACCCAAACGCCAGAAGTCGAGCAAGTATTATGTGCCAGAAATAGTGACCACCATCAAGTCGTACCCACCGTACATTGGTGGAGCGGGCATACTTATGTCTGTGTGTACAGCTCACATCATTTTCCGCATAGCCCAAGACCTTGAACTATACCCCATTGAAGATGTATTTTTGGGGATGTGTCTGGCCAAGGCTGGACTAGCCCCACACTCCCATAGCGGATTTAGGACAGCTGGAGTCAGGGTTCCTTCAACCCAAGATGAATCGTTCAATCCTTGCTATTACCGTGAGTTGCTGCTAGTGCACCGTTTTCGGCCTTTCGAACTGCTACTGATGTGGGATGCGGTGCATGATGCCAATCTGAAGTGTGCTCGTGCTCCCCAGGAGTCTGCATCCACGGAAAGGACCACATGA